In the Neomonachus schauinslandi chromosome 13, ASM220157v2, whole genome shotgun sequence genome, one interval contains:
- the PTPDC1 gene encoding protein tyrosine phosphatase domain-containing protein 1 isoform X1, protein MQDLPRRCSALPFLSSFFQGRRHSSSDPVLQHGRRGSAAQTLSSSSLQVMVAVASVSCAERNPTSLQRKSKGNSGRPTPKYTKVGERLRHVIPGHMACSLACGGRACKYESPARWGEQGQAINGVYSSWVTENILAMARPSTELLEKYRLIEQFQSHGIKTVINLQRPGEHASCGNPLEQESGFTYLPEAFMEAGIYFYNFGWKDYGVASLTTILDMVKVMTFALQEGKVAVHCHAGLGRTGVLIACYLVFATRMTADQAIIFVRAKRPNSIQTRGQLLCVREFTQFLIPLRNIFSCCDPKAHAVTLAQYLIRQRHLLHGYEARLLKHVPKIIHLVCKLLLDLAENRPVVTEEVAEVPSLSAEIEKTVSEMITLQLDKELLRQGSDASDSYPPTAVPTDFENQDVILSSEQEIDPLWKRRNVECLQPLTHLKRRFSYSDSDLKRAESLLEQGGSPWTGPAQVLLGHHPGQQKPISHCYTPQSPQLDPSKEKLVQNTFSFWNQAKFGGLEGLKDEGSPVFHRETIAKEVQRSRTFSSGVSSSYNPREPVIPNLADTPTEPNCSPQQAPHCQDGTPAGCCSDTPRGPVDCGFSPKAPFPGGRIRAQDSKDLSAVAPHTALQSELSVEARRILAAKALASLNEFTEEEEVKRKVEMWQKELNSRDGAWERICGERDPFVLCSLMWSWVEQLKEPVVTKEDVDTLAGSHAHATEALFLLEKGQHQTILCVLHCIVSLQAIPADVEEAILIRAIKAFTKVNFDSENGPLVYDTLKKIFKHTLEENRKMTKDGPQPGV, encoded by the exons ATGCAGGACCTGCCCCGGCGGTGCTCGGCCCTGCCCTTCCTCAGCTCCTTCTTCCAGGGCCGCCGGCACTCGTCCTCGGACCCTGTCCTGCAGCATGGCCGGCGTGGCTCGGCCGCCCAGACGCTCTCCTCATCCTCTCTCCAGGTGATGGTGGCAGTGGCCTCCGTCAGCTGTGCCGAGAGAAACCCAACTAGCCTCCAGAGAAAAAGTAA AGGAAATTCAGGACGTCCAACACCAAAGTACACGAAAGTCGGAGAGCGCTTACGGCATGTTATTCCCGGACACATGGCCTGCTCCCTGGCGTGTGGTGGCAGAGCCTGCAAGTACGAAAGCCCAGCACGCTGGGGCGAGCAGGGGCAAGCCATCAACGGGGTGTACTCATCGTG GGTCACTGAGAATATCCTAGCCATGGCTCGCCCGTCCACTGAGCTTCTTGAGAAGTACCGCCTCATCGAGCAGTTCCAAAG CCATGGCATAAAAACAGTCATCAACCTGCAGCGCCCTGGTGAGCATGCCAGCTGTGGGAACCCTCTGGAACAAGAAAGTGGCTTCACGTACCTTCCGGAAGCTTTCATGGAGGCTGGCA TTTATTTCTACAATTTTGGATGGAAGGATTATGGTGTAGCATCGCTCACCACCATCTTAGATATGGTGAAGGTGATGACATTTGCCTTACAAGAAGGAAAAGTAGCTGTCCATTGTCATGCAGGGCTTGGTCGGACAG GTGTTTTAATAGCATGTTACTTAGTTTTTGCAACAAGAATGACTGCTGACCAAGCAATTATATTTGTTCGGGCAAAGCGACCCAATTCCATACAAACTCGAGGACAACTACTCTGTGTAAGGGAGTTTACTCAGTTTCTGATTCCTCTTCGCAATATATTCTCTTGCTGTGACCCCAAAGCACACGCTGTTACTTTAGCACAGTATCTTATTCGCCAGCGGCATCTGCTTCATGGTTATGAGGCCCGACTTCTGAAACATGTACCCAAAATTATCCACCTCGTTTGCAAATTGCTCCTCGACTTAGCCGAGAACAGGCCAGTAGTGACAGAAGAGGTGGCAGAAGTGCCCAGTCTATCTGCCGAAATTGAGAAGACGGTTTCTGAGATGATCACCCTGCAGCTGGATAAAGAGTTGCTGAGGCAGGGCAGTGACGCATCAGATTCCTACCCCCCCACTGCAGTGCCCACAGATTTTGAGAATCAGGATGTGATTCTTTCCAGCGAGCAAGAGATTGACCCTCTTTGGAAGAGACGGAATGTCGAGTGCCTTCAGCCCCTGACTCATCTGAAAAGACGATTCAGCTACAGCGACTCAGATTTAAAGAGGGCTGAGTCGCTTCTGGAGCAGGGGGGATCTCCGTGGACAGGGCCTGCCCAGGTGTTGCTTGGCCATCATCCCGGGCAGCAGAAGCCCATCAGCCACTGTTACACCCCCCAGTCTCCACAGCTTGATCCAAGTAAGGAAAAGCTGGTCCAAAATACATTCTCTTTCTGGAATCAGGCTAAATTTGGAGGCCTGGAAGGACTCAAAGATGAGGGGTCACCGGTTTTCCATAGGGAGACTATTGCAAAGGAAGTACAGCGGAGTAGAACCTTCTCTTCGGGTGTTTCAAGTTCATACAACCCTAGGGAACCAGTTATACCGAACCTTGCAGATACCCCTACGGAACCAAACTGTTCTCCCCAGCAAGCGCCCCACTGTCAGGACGGAACTCCTGCTGGTTGCTGCTCCGACACCCCCCGTGGCCCTGTGGACTGTGGCTTCAGCCCCAAAGCACCCTTCCCCGGGGGACGCATCCGAGCCCAGGACAGCAAAGATCTGTCTGCAGTTGCTCCACACACTGCTTTGCAGTCTGAATTGAGTGTCGAAGCCAGGAGAATACTGGCAGCCAAAGCCCTGGCAAGTTTAAATGAGttcacagaagaggaggaggtgaaAAGGAAGGTAGAAATGTGGCAG aAAGAACTAAATTCCCGAGACGGAGCTTGGGAAAGAATATGTGGCGAAAGGGACCCTTTCGTCCTGTGCAGTCTCATGTGGTCTTGGGTGGAGCAGCTGAAGGAGCCTGTGGTCACCAAAGAGGACGTGGACACATTGGCTGGCAGCCACGCACATGCCACAGAAGCACTGTTTTTATTAGAGAAG GGCCAGCACCAGACCATTCTCTGTGTGTTGCACTGCATAGTGAGTCTGCAGGCGATCCCTGCGGACGTGGAAGAAGCCATCCTCATCCGCGCCATTAAAGCCTTCACCAAG GTTAATTTTGACTCTGAAAATGGACCACTAGTTTATGACAccctgaagaaaatatttaaacacacactggaagaaaacaggaaaatgacaAAAGATGGCCCTCAGCCTGGCGTTTAG
- the PTPDC1 gene encoding protein tyrosine phosphatase domain-containing protein 1 isoform X3, with the protein MPAGILPENEEPYSTSVNDSVHAADMKGRPTPKYTKVGERLRHVIPGHMACSLACGGRACKYESPARWGEQGQAINGVYSSWVTENILAMARPSTELLEKYRLIEQFQSHGIKTVINLQRPGEHASCGNPLEQESGFTYLPEAFMEAGIYFYNFGWKDYGVASLTTILDMVKVMTFALQEGKVAVHCHAGLGRTGVLIACYLVFATRMTADQAIIFVRAKRPNSIQTRGQLLCVREFTQFLIPLRNIFSCCDPKAHAVTLAQYLIRQRHLLHGYEARLLKHVPKIIHLVCKLLLDLAENRPVVTEEVAEVPSLSAEIEKTVSEMITLQLDKELLRQGSDASDSYPPTAVPTDFENQDVILSSEQEIDPLWKRRNVECLQPLTHLKRRFSYSDSDLKRAESLLEQGGSPWTGPAQVLLGHHPGQQKPISHCYTPQSPQLDPSKEKLVQNTFSFWNQAKFGGLEGLKDEGSPVFHRETIAKEVQRSRTFSSGVSSSYNPREPVIPNLADTPTEPNCSPQQAPHCQDGTPAGCCSDTPRGPVDCGFSPKAPFPGGRIRAQDSKDLSAVAPHTALQSELSVEARRILAAKALASLNEFTEEEEVKRKVEMWQKELNSRDGAWERICGERDPFVLCSLMWSWVEQLKEPVVTKEDVDTLAGSHAHATEALFLLEKGQHQTILCVLHCIVSLQAIPADVEEAILIRAIKAFTKVNFDSENGPLVYDTLKKIFKHTLEENRKMTKDGPQPGV; encoded by the exons ATGCCTGCAGGAATCTTGCCTGAAAATGAAGAACCGTATTCCACTTCGGTGAATGACAGTGTACATGCTGCCGACATGAAAG GACGTCCAACACCAAAGTACACGAAAGTCGGAGAGCGCTTACGGCATGTTATTCCCGGACACATGGCCTGCTCCCTGGCGTGTGGTGGCAGAGCCTGCAAGTACGAAAGCCCAGCACGCTGGGGCGAGCAGGGGCAAGCCATCAACGGGGTGTACTCATCGTG GGTCACTGAGAATATCCTAGCCATGGCTCGCCCGTCCACTGAGCTTCTTGAGAAGTACCGCCTCATCGAGCAGTTCCAAAG CCATGGCATAAAAACAGTCATCAACCTGCAGCGCCCTGGTGAGCATGCCAGCTGTGGGAACCCTCTGGAACAAGAAAGTGGCTTCACGTACCTTCCGGAAGCTTTCATGGAGGCTGGCA TTTATTTCTACAATTTTGGATGGAAGGATTATGGTGTAGCATCGCTCACCACCATCTTAGATATGGTGAAGGTGATGACATTTGCCTTACAAGAAGGAAAAGTAGCTGTCCATTGTCATGCAGGGCTTGGTCGGACAG GTGTTTTAATAGCATGTTACTTAGTTTTTGCAACAAGAATGACTGCTGACCAAGCAATTATATTTGTTCGGGCAAAGCGACCCAATTCCATACAAACTCGAGGACAACTACTCTGTGTAAGGGAGTTTACTCAGTTTCTGATTCCTCTTCGCAATATATTCTCTTGCTGTGACCCCAAAGCACACGCTGTTACTTTAGCACAGTATCTTATTCGCCAGCGGCATCTGCTTCATGGTTATGAGGCCCGACTTCTGAAACATGTACCCAAAATTATCCACCTCGTTTGCAAATTGCTCCTCGACTTAGCCGAGAACAGGCCAGTAGTGACAGAAGAGGTGGCAGAAGTGCCCAGTCTATCTGCCGAAATTGAGAAGACGGTTTCTGAGATGATCACCCTGCAGCTGGATAAAGAGTTGCTGAGGCAGGGCAGTGACGCATCAGATTCCTACCCCCCCACTGCAGTGCCCACAGATTTTGAGAATCAGGATGTGATTCTTTCCAGCGAGCAAGAGATTGACCCTCTTTGGAAGAGACGGAATGTCGAGTGCCTTCAGCCCCTGACTCATCTGAAAAGACGATTCAGCTACAGCGACTCAGATTTAAAGAGGGCTGAGTCGCTTCTGGAGCAGGGGGGATCTCCGTGGACAGGGCCTGCCCAGGTGTTGCTTGGCCATCATCCCGGGCAGCAGAAGCCCATCAGCCACTGTTACACCCCCCAGTCTCCACAGCTTGATCCAAGTAAGGAAAAGCTGGTCCAAAATACATTCTCTTTCTGGAATCAGGCTAAATTTGGAGGCCTGGAAGGACTCAAAGATGAGGGGTCACCGGTTTTCCATAGGGAGACTATTGCAAAGGAAGTACAGCGGAGTAGAACCTTCTCTTCGGGTGTTTCAAGTTCATACAACCCTAGGGAACCAGTTATACCGAACCTTGCAGATACCCCTACGGAACCAAACTGTTCTCCCCAGCAAGCGCCCCACTGTCAGGACGGAACTCCTGCTGGTTGCTGCTCCGACACCCCCCGTGGCCCTGTGGACTGTGGCTTCAGCCCCAAAGCACCCTTCCCCGGGGGACGCATCCGAGCCCAGGACAGCAAAGATCTGTCTGCAGTTGCTCCACACACTGCTTTGCAGTCTGAATTGAGTGTCGAAGCCAGGAGAATACTGGCAGCCAAAGCCCTGGCAAGTTTAAATGAGttcacagaagaggaggaggtgaaAAGGAAGGTAGAAATGTGGCAG aAAGAACTAAATTCCCGAGACGGAGCTTGGGAAAGAATATGTGGCGAAAGGGACCCTTTCGTCCTGTGCAGTCTCATGTGGTCTTGGGTGGAGCAGCTGAAGGAGCCTGTGGTCACCAAAGAGGACGTGGACACATTGGCTGGCAGCCACGCACATGCCACAGAAGCACTGTTTTTATTAGAGAAG GGCCAGCACCAGACCATTCTCTGTGTGTTGCACTGCATAGTGAGTCTGCAGGCGATCCCTGCGGACGTGGAAGAAGCCATCCTCATCCGCGCCATTAAAGCCTTCACCAAG GTTAATTTTGACTCTGAAAATGGACCACTAGTTTATGACAccctgaagaaaatatttaaacacacactggaagaaaacaggaaaatgacaAAAGATGGCCCTCAGCCTGGCGTTTAG
- the PTPDC1 gene encoding protein tyrosine phosphatase domain-containing protein 1 isoform X2 produces the protein MPAGILPENEEPYSTSVNDSVHAADMKGNSGRPTPKYTKVGERLRHVIPGHMACSLACGGRACKYESPARWGEQGQAINGVYSSWVTENILAMARPSTELLEKYRLIEQFQSHGIKTVINLQRPGEHASCGNPLEQESGFTYLPEAFMEAGIYFYNFGWKDYGVASLTTILDMVKVMTFALQEGKVAVHCHAGLGRTGVLIACYLVFATRMTADQAIIFVRAKRPNSIQTRGQLLCVREFTQFLIPLRNIFSCCDPKAHAVTLAQYLIRQRHLLHGYEARLLKHVPKIIHLVCKLLLDLAENRPVVTEEVAEVPSLSAEIEKTVSEMITLQLDKELLRQGSDASDSYPPTAVPTDFENQDVILSSEQEIDPLWKRRNVECLQPLTHLKRRFSYSDSDLKRAESLLEQGGSPWTGPAQVLLGHHPGQQKPISHCYTPQSPQLDPSKEKLVQNTFSFWNQAKFGGLEGLKDEGSPVFHRETIAKEVQRSRTFSSGVSSSYNPREPVIPNLADTPTEPNCSPQQAPHCQDGTPAGCCSDTPRGPVDCGFSPKAPFPGGRIRAQDSKDLSAVAPHTALQSELSVEARRILAAKALASLNEFTEEEEVKRKVEMWQKELNSRDGAWERICGERDPFVLCSLMWSWVEQLKEPVVTKEDVDTLAGSHAHATEALFLLEKGQHQTILCVLHCIVSLQAIPADVEEAILIRAIKAFTKVNFDSENGPLVYDTLKKIFKHTLEENRKMTKDGPQPGV, from the exons ATGCCTGCAGGAATCTTGCCTGAAAATGAAGAACCGTATTCCACTTCGGTGAATGACAGTGTACATGCTGCCGACATGAAAG GAAATTCAGGACGTCCAACACCAAAGTACACGAAAGTCGGAGAGCGCTTACGGCATGTTATTCCCGGACACATGGCCTGCTCCCTGGCGTGTGGTGGCAGAGCCTGCAAGTACGAAAGCCCAGCACGCTGGGGCGAGCAGGGGCAAGCCATCAACGGGGTGTACTCATCGTG GGTCACTGAGAATATCCTAGCCATGGCTCGCCCGTCCACTGAGCTTCTTGAGAAGTACCGCCTCATCGAGCAGTTCCAAAG CCATGGCATAAAAACAGTCATCAACCTGCAGCGCCCTGGTGAGCATGCCAGCTGTGGGAACCCTCTGGAACAAGAAAGTGGCTTCACGTACCTTCCGGAAGCTTTCATGGAGGCTGGCA TTTATTTCTACAATTTTGGATGGAAGGATTATGGTGTAGCATCGCTCACCACCATCTTAGATATGGTGAAGGTGATGACATTTGCCTTACAAGAAGGAAAAGTAGCTGTCCATTGTCATGCAGGGCTTGGTCGGACAG GTGTTTTAATAGCATGTTACTTAGTTTTTGCAACAAGAATGACTGCTGACCAAGCAATTATATTTGTTCGGGCAAAGCGACCCAATTCCATACAAACTCGAGGACAACTACTCTGTGTAAGGGAGTTTACTCAGTTTCTGATTCCTCTTCGCAATATATTCTCTTGCTGTGACCCCAAAGCACACGCTGTTACTTTAGCACAGTATCTTATTCGCCAGCGGCATCTGCTTCATGGTTATGAGGCCCGACTTCTGAAACATGTACCCAAAATTATCCACCTCGTTTGCAAATTGCTCCTCGACTTAGCCGAGAACAGGCCAGTAGTGACAGAAGAGGTGGCAGAAGTGCCCAGTCTATCTGCCGAAATTGAGAAGACGGTTTCTGAGATGATCACCCTGCAGCTGGATAAAGAGTTGCTGAGGCAGGGCAGTGACGCATCAGATTCCTACCCCCCCACTGCAGTGCCCACAGATTTTGAGAATCAGGATGTGATTCTTTCCAGCGAGCAAGAGATTGACCCTCTTTGGAAGAGACGGAATGTCGAGTGCCTTCAGCCCCTGACTCATCTGAAAAGACGATTCAGCTACAGCGACTCAGATTTAAAGAGGGCTGAGTCGCTTCTGGAGCAGGGGGGATCTCCGTGGACAGGGCCTGCCCAGGTGTTGCTTGGCCATCATCCCGGGCAGCAGAAGCCCATCAGCCACTGTTACACCCCCCAGTCTCCACAGCTTGATCCAAGTAAGGAAAAGCTGGTCCAAAATACATTCTCTTTCTGGAATCAGGCTAAATTTGGAGGCCTGGAAGGACTCAAAGATGAGGGGTCACCGGTTTTCCATAGGGAGACTATTGCAAAGGAAGTACAGCGGAGTAGAACCTTCTCTTCGGGTGTTTCAAGTTCATACAACCCTAGGGAACCAGTTATACCGAACCTTGCAGATACCCCTACGGAACCAAACTGTTCTCCCCAGCAAGCGCCCCACTGTCAGGACGGAACTCCTGCTGGTTGCTGCTCCGACACCCCCCGTGGCCCTGTGGACTGTGGCTTCAGCCCCAAAGCACCCTTCCCCGGGGGACGCATCCGAGCCCAGGACAGCAAAGATCTGTCTGCAGTTGCTCCACACACTGCTTTGCAGTCTGAATTGAGTGTCGAAGCCAGGAGAATACTGGCAGCCAAAGCCCTGGCAAGTTTAAATGAGttcacagaagaggaggaggtgaaAAGGAAGGTAGAAATGTGGCAG aAAGAACTAAATTCCCGAGACGGAGCTTGGGAAAGAATATGTGGCGAAAGGGACCCTTTCGTCCTGTGCAGTCTCATGTGGTCTTGGGTGGAGCAGCTGAAGGAGCCTGTGGTCACCAAAGAGGACGTGGACACATTGGCTGGCAGCCACGCACATGCCACAGAAGCACTGTTTTTATTAGAGAAG GGCCAGCACCAGACCATTCTCTGTGTGTTGCACTGCATAGTGAGTCTGCAGGCGATCCCTGCGGACGTGGAAGAAGCCATCCTCATCCGCGCCATTAAAGCCTTCACCAAG GTTAATTTTGACTCTGAAAATGGACCACTAGTTTATGACAccctgaagaaaatatttaaacacacactggaagaaaacaggaaaatgacaAAAGATGGCCCTCAGCCTGGCGTTTAG